ATAATGGTGCTATACATGTATAGCAACCACCAAGGAGCCCGTCATGTTAGCGATCCGCTTACCCAGTGACATCGAGCAGCGGCTCGAACACTTGGCCGCCGTCACCGGCCGTACCAAAACCTTTTACGCCCGGGAAGCCATCCTGTCCCACCTGGAAGATTTGGAAGACTACTACCTGGCCGCCGACGTCACTGCCCGCATTGCCCGGGGTGAAGAAAAAACCCACTCCCTGGATACGGTAAGGAAAGCGCTTGGCCTGGACGATTGAGTATTCGGACAGGGCGCTCAAGACCCTGAAAAAAATGGATAAGCAAACCGCACGGCGCATCGTGGACTACCTCAGCGAGCGCGTGGCCCCCGCCGAGGATCCGCGCGTGTTCGGCAAGGCACTCAAGGGGGAGCTGGGGGAGTTCTGGCGCTACCGGGTCGGCGACTACCGGATCCTGTGCGTCATCGAGGACGACCAGGTCAAAATCCTGGCCGCGACCATCGGCCACCGCAAACACATCTACGACTAACCCAAGCACATTTCCACCTGCGCCATCTTGGGGTGGGGCCGCTGGCCCCACTTTTTACACATGTGGAAAATCGAGGGGGGTCCGATTATGCGTACCGCTCGCCGCAGCGTTGGCCGGGAACCGGCCAGAGCGAGGAAGCGGAAGGGCTGCCGCGGCAAAACCTAACTCCGTTCACCCCTTACCTGGAATAGCCCCGACTTGGTTTTTGGGCCGGCGGCTCCTGCCCTGGCGTATCCGGCACCTCCTTCAAGGCCGCCTCGATCCGTTCCTGGGGAACACCGGCCTGGCCGGGGGAATGCTCCATCACCACCCGAAAGGCATGGCGCAACGTCCAGCCGTTGCGGTGGATCTCTTTGACCGCCTCATGCTCCACGTCCTGCCAATCGACCTTTTTCCACTGATCGGACACTGTTTTCAGCGCAGATAGCGCCATTTCCGCGAAGGTTTGCACCGCGCCGTGCACCCGTTTCAGCCTGGGCAACGCCTTTACTCGCCGCTCCGCTTCCTGGGTCACGGCGTTTTCCTGGCGTTTCTGCTCGGCCAGCGCCGCCAGCTCCTGGAGCTGCGCCGGCTCAAGCCCTTCCGTCAGCGGCTTGAGCGCCCGCAAGGTCTCGTCCTTGGCCTTGGCGAGACTTGCCATGTTATCGGCCCTCTGGCGCTCCAGGCGGGCCGTGGAGGCCTCCCGGAGTATGGGGTCATAGAAGCGCTTAACTCCCTCGGTGATGCGCTCAGCGACCCGCTCAGGCGCTTCTACGGTGTCATGCAGTAATCCCTTTTTCAGCACCCGGGGCTTCAGTTGCTCGACCGGCAGCCTGCCATGTTCAAGCTTGGGCCGCTCCAGGGCGGCGTAATACTGCTTGATGGTGACATGCCGGGCCTTGCTGTTCTCAATGCCCCGCGCCAGGCCATGAACCTGCCCGACCCGATCAGCAAAGTCGGTCTGCATCTGGGACAGCGCCTTGGCCCCGCCCAGGAAATGCCGGCAATTCAGTTTGCCGCGCTCATCCAGGGGGACGACATAGGCATACATGTGCGGCGTGGTTTCGTCCCGGTGAATGCCGGCATAAACCACGTTTTCGGCCCCGTGCCGTTCCTGCAGCCAGGACAGCGCATCCTGAAAATACCGATCCTGCTCGGACCGGGTTTTCGCGTGCATGGCCTCCGGGCTCCCGGTGATCAGGTACTCGATGGCCAGCACCGCGTTCTTGCGTACCTTTTCCGGCAGCCGGGCATTAAACGCCCGCATCCCTTCCGCCACCGACTGGGGGCCAAAGTGGGTGTTCTGCAACGTCCGTTCGGGATCGGCATTGGGGGTGTCCTGCTCCCGAAAGGCATGCTTCATCGAGCGACGTACCGACACCGCCGCTTTCAGTTTCTGGACACGCAGAATGGCAAAGTTCATCGGGGGGACTCCGGGGCTTCAAATGCCCCCATCGTAGACGATGTGGACTCACTACACAATTTTGCAGGTACGCGCTGCGCTTGCCCCTTAAAATTGTTCGTTCGAACCCCCAAAACCGACCCCGAAAAAC
This portion of the Oceanimonas sp. GK1 genome encodes:
- a CDS encoding TraY domain-containing protein; the encoded protein is MLAIRLPSDIEQRLEHLAAVTGRTKTFYAREAILSHLEDLEDYYLAADVTARIARGEEKTHSLDTVRKALGLDD
- the mobV gene encoding MobV family relaxase, coding for MNFAILRVQKLKAAVSVRRSMKHAFREQDTPNADPERTLQNTHFGPQSVAEGMRAFNARLPEKVRKNAVLAIEYLITGSPEAMHAKTRSEQDRYFQDALSWLQERHGAENVVYAGIHRDETTPHMYAYVVPLDERGKLNCRHFLGGAKALSQMQTDFADRVGQVHGLARGIENSKARHVTIKQYYAALERPKLEHGRLPVEQLKPRVLKKGLLHDTVEAPERVAERITEGVKRFYDPILREASTARLERQRADNMASLAKAKDETLRALKPLTEGLEPAQLQELAALAEQKRQENAVTQEAERRVKALPRLKRVHGAVQTFAEMALSALKTVSDQWKKVDWQDVEHEAVKEIHRNGWTLRHAFRVVMEHSPGQAGVPQERIEAALKEVPDTPGQEPPAQKPSRGYSR
- a CDS encoding type II toxin-antitoxin system RelE/ParE family toxin; the encoded protein is MAWTIEYSDRALKTLKKMDKQTARRIVDYLSERVAPAEDPRVFGKALKGELGEFWRYRVGDYRILCVIEDDQVKILAATIGHRKHIYD